A DNA window from Tenuifilaceae bacterium CYCD contains the following coding sequences:
- a CDS encoding ribosome-binding factor A produces MEGTRLQKVARLIQKDLGEIFQREGAALFPGKMITVTSVRVSPDLGLAKIYVSIFPTQGTEATLELIRHHVKTLRMELGKRVRHQLRVIPELAFFVDDSLDYIENIDRLLNQ; encoded by the coding sequence ATGGAAGGAACAAGACTGCAAAAGGTTGCGCGGTTGATTCAAAAAGACCTTGGAGAGATTTTTCAGAGAGAGGGAGCAGCGTTATTCCCCGGTAAAATGATAACCGTTACGTCGGTTAGGGTTAGTCCCGATCTTGGATTGGCAAAAATTTACGTTAGCATATTCCCAACACAGGGCACCGAGGCTACCTTGGAGTTAATTCGTCATCATGTTAAAACCTTAAGAATGGAGCTTGGTAAGCGAGTAAGGCACCAACTTCGTGTTATTCCCGAGTTGGCCTTTTTTGTTGATGACTCCTTGGATTACATTGAAAATATTGACCGTTTATTAAATCAATAA
- a CDS encoding sigma-54-dependent Fis family transcriptional regulator, with the protein MARILVVDDDSTFCLMLKTYLSKQGHQVNEAFSFDEASRLIRANKYDVVLSDYRLPEHNGMDVLIEAKRKQQSTVVILMTGYADIRLAVKAIKQGAYDYVTKPINPDEILAAINNALALDSSSKPETPSTDSSNFIKGDSDYSQQVNKYISIVAPTNLSVIILGDSGTGKEYIARQIHRESKRNNKPFVAIDCGALPKELAASEFFGHIKGSFTGAISDKIGQFEVANGGTLFLDEIGNLPYDVQVNLLRAIQERKIKRIGSSKEIPVDVRIIVATNENLLDMVNRGSFREDLYHRLNEFSIRVAPLHERKSDLLIFAKSFLDQANRELGKSINGFSPEVMDVLMNYTWPGNLRELKNVIRRAVLLEQSTMISLISLPIEIIKKENPLSDTKRNETENLKDMKERAEYELIMATLEKVRYNKSKAAQLLNIDRKTLYNKMKQYGIPY; encoded by the coding sequence ATGGCTAGGATTCTGGTTGTGGACGATGATTCCACCTTCTGTTTAATGCTAAAGACATACCTCTCCAAGCAGGGACATCAAGTAAACGAAGCCTTCTCGTTCGATGAGGCCTCGCGATTAATTCGTGCTAATAAATATGATGTAGTTTTATCGGATTACAGGCTGCCGGAACACAACGGAATGGATGTGTTGATTGAAGCCAAACGAAAACAACAATCAACAGTTGTAATCCTCATGACGGGATATGCCGATATCCGATTAGCCGTAAAAGCTATTAAACAGGGTGCTTACGATTATGTAACTAAACCAATCAATCCCGATGAAATCCTCGCTGCTATCAACAACGCATTGGCATTAGATTCATCAAGTAAACCGGAAACGCCCTCTACCGATAGTTCCAATTTTATAAAAGGCGATAGCGATTACAGCCAACAAGTAAATAAATACATTAGCATTGTTGCGCCAACCAATCTATCAGTAATTATTCTTGGCGATAGCGGTACAGGGAAGGAGTATATTGCCCGTCAAATTCATCGCGAAAGCAAACGAAACAATAAACCTTTTGTGGCGATTGATTGCGGTGCTTTACCTAAAGAGCTTGCAGCCAGCGAATTCTTTGGTCACATTAAAGGTTCGTTCACCGGAGCTATTTCCGATAAAATAGGACAGTTTGAGGTTGCTAACGGAGGCACGCTATTCCTCGATGAAATTGGGAATCTACCCTACGACGTTCAGGTAAACCTGCTACGCGCCATTCAGGAGCGTAAAATAAAACGCATTGGCAGTAGCAAAGAGATCCCTGTTGATGTTCGCATTATTGTTGCCACCAACGAGAATTTACTTGATATGGTAAATCGTGGAAGTTTCCGCGAGGATCTATACCATCGTTTAAACGAATTTTCAATTCGAGTAGCCCCATTACACGAGCGCAAATCGGATCTTCTAATATTTGCAAAATCATTTTTAGATCAAGCAAATAGGGAACTAGGGAAAAGCATTAACGGATTTAGTCCCGAGGTTATGGATGTATTAATGAATTACACCTGGCCAGGCAATCTGCGCGAGCTCAAAAATGTTATCCGTCGTGCTGTTCTTCTTGAACAAAGTACAATGATTTCCTTGATTAGCCTCCCCATCGAAATAATAAAAAAAGAGAATCCTCTATCCGATACTAAAAGGAATGAAACCGAAAATCTTAAGGATATGAAGGAAAGGGCCGAATATGAACTAATAATGGCCACGCTCGAAAAAGTTAGATATAACAAAAGCAAAGCAGCACAACTCCTCAATATCGACAGGAAAACTCTTTACAACAAGATGAAGCAATATGGAATACCTTACTAA
- a CDS encoding MFS transporter, translating into MQEKSVSKNLVLVLVMITSFITPFIGASVNLALPLISEDFGLNAIGMSWVAMSYLLSSAVFLVPMGKLADIVGRKRIFFWGNIILVISSFLCAISPSGSLLIVFRVIQGLGSSMVFATGIALVTSVFPPSERGKAIGLNVTAVYVGLSSAPIIGGFMISLFDWHSLFFVPILIGLPAAIATRISIRTEWAEDKNESFDYLGTLIYIPSMSIFMYGFSQLPDLLAIGFTVIGFIGLLLFVRVELRLESPVLNINLFKTNKLFAFANLAALINYATTFAVTFVLSLYLQYIKGLSPRDAGMILVIQPLIMAAVASWSGKQSDKVDPRFLASSGMAISAIGLLMLTPINQETSTVYLLSTLGVLGLGFGLFSSPNTNSIMGSVEKKYLGLASGTVGTMRLTGQMISMGIAALILHLYVGKEAINTTNHKQFIWAISSTFLVFAVMSVLGIWASLKRGKSNGENNINTH; encoded by the coding sequence ATGCAGGAAAAATCGGTTAGCAAGAATTTAGTGTTGGTTTTGGTGATGATAACCTCATTTATCACCCCATTTATTGGAGCCTCCGTAAATTTAGCTCTTCCATTGATTAGTGAGGATTTTGGATTGAATGCCATTGGCATGAGTTGGGTGGCAATGTCGTATTTGCTTTCATCGGCAGTATTTCTTGTACCAATGGGCAAGTTGGCCGATATTGTTGGCCGTAAGCGAATCTTTTTCTGGGGCAATATTATTTTGGTGATTAGTTCATTCCTTTGTGCAATTTCACCATCGGGGTCACTGCTAATTGTATTCCGGGTAATTCAAGGCTTAGGCAGCTCGATGGTTTTTGCAACAGGGATAGCATTGGTTACGTCTGTTTTCCCACCATCAGAAAGAGGAAAGGCCATTGGCTTAAATGTTACCGCTGTATACGTTGGGCTTTCATCAGCGCCCATAATCGGTGGTTTTATGATTTCGCTGTTCGATTGGCATAGCCTGTTCTTTGTGCCAATTCTTATCGGACTTCCTGCTGCCATAGCAACCCGAATATCGATTAGAACTGAATGGGCCGAAGATAAGAATGAGAGTTTTGACTATCTCGGAACACTGATCTATATTCCATCCATGAGCATTTTTATGTATGGTTTTTCGCAGTTGCCCGATCTATTGGCCATAGGTTTTACGGTGATAGGTTTTATTGGGTTATTGTTGTTTGTCCGGGTAGAATTAAGGCTTGAGTCGCCTGTTTTGAATATCAATCTATTTAAAACCAATAAACTCTTTGCTTTTGCAAACTTAGCTGCGCTAATTAACTATGCAACAACCTTTGCAGTTACGTTTGTGCTCAGCTTATACTTGCAGTATATTAAAGGTTTATCGCCACGTGATGCGGGAATGATTTTGGTGATTCAACCCCTTATTATGGCAGCTGTTGCATCGTGGTCGGGGAAACAATCCGATAAGGTTGATCCACGATTCCTTGCATCTTCCGGAATGGCAATTTCAGCAATAGGATTACTAATGCTAACCCCAATAAATCAGGAAACATCAACTGTTTACTTATTATCAACATTAGGTGTGTTAGGGCTTGGCTTTGGGCTTTTCTCATCGCCCAATACAAATTCAATTATGGGTTCGGTTGAGAAAAAATATTTAGGCCTTGCCTCTGGTACGGTTGGAACAATGCGCCTTACCGGACAAATGATTAGTATGGGAATTGCTGCTCTTATTTTGCATCTATATGTAGGTAAAGAAGCCATAAATACCACAAACCACAAGCAGTTTATTTGGGCTATTAGTTCAACGTTTTTAGTATTTGCAGTGATGAGCGTTTTGGGAATATGGGCATCTCTGAAAAGAGGAAAGAGCAATGGTGAAAACAATATTAATACGCATTAA
- the ispG gene encoding 4-hydroxy-3-methylbut-2-en-1-yl diphosphate synthase (flavodoxin), with amino-acid sequence MTNNKYCITFSDYIRRKSIEVNIGGTPMGGINPVRVQTMTTTNTNDTLATVEQCIRAAKAGAEYVRITTQGVKEASNLENIKRELISRGFNIPLVADVHFNPAAALEAAKHVEKVRINPGNFVDPRAKFENINYTDEEYSLELNRIEEKLIPLLETCKMRKVAIRIGVNHGSLSDRVMSRYGDTPEGMVESALEFLRICRKHKFDDIVISMKSSNTRVMAHAVRLLVSMMNQEDMHYPLHLGVTEAGDGEDGRIKSAVGIGTLLSDGIGDTIRVSLTEEPENEIPVAQKLVSYFHNRQTKPTINPIENLPYSPYSYSRRETINVNNIGSSNPPVVIADLTNQRKIDESTLSQWGWNYNAKEKNWKRNDIAADYFWVDNAQFNSSINTDGLAIISNFIRINYSNLANTELLNHLKKDSKSILVLESDNKNGFAEQRAAFIQLMEAGVNLPVIIHRSYSDSNKEDFQLKAASDFGALLIDGLGDGVMITAPSIPSNDICSTAYTILQAARTRVSKTEYISCPGCGRTLFSLQQTLQKVKASTSQLKGLKIGVMGCIVNGPGEMADANYGYVGAGPGRINLYKGKEVIKKNIPEENAIEELINIIKENRDWKE; translated from the coding sequence ATGACCAATAATAAATACTGCATCACGTTTAGTGATTACATCCGACGCAAAAGCATTGAGGTGAATATTGGCGGAACTCCTATGGGCGGTATTAATCCTGTTCGGGTTCAAACCATGACCACCACAAATACCAACGATACACTTGCAACCGTTGAACAGTGCATAAGGGCCGCTAAGGCTGGTGCCGAATACGTTCGAATCACGACGCAAGGCGTGAAGGAAGCTTCAAATTTGGAAAATATTAAACGTGAACTGATAAGTCGAGGGTTCAACATTCCTCTTGTTGCCGATGTGCATTTTAACCCTGCCGCTGCGCTTGAGGCTGCAAAACATGTGGAAAAAGTTAGGATTAATCCAGGAAATTTTGTTGATCCAAGGGCTAAATTTGAGAATATAAACTACACCGACGAGGAGTACTCTCTGGAATTAAATAGGATTGAGGAGAAATTAATTCCATTGCTCGAAACATGTAAAATGCGCAAGGTTGCCATAAGAATTGGCGTAAACCATGGTTCGCTTTCCGATAGAGTTATGAGCCGTTATGGCGATACCCCTGAAGGAATGGTGGAATCGGCACTAGAGTTCCTAAGGATCTGCAGAAAACATAAGTTCGATGATATTGTAATTTCAATGAAATCGAGCAATACCAGAGTAATGGCTCATGCTGTTCGTTTACTAGTTAGCATGATGAACCAAGAGGATATGCATTACCCTTTGCACCTTGGTGTAACAGAGGCCGGTGATGGCGAGGATGGAAGAATTAAATCGGCGGTGGGTATTGGAACGCTTCTTTCCGATGGAATTGGAGATACTATAAGGGTTTCGCTTACCGAAGAACCCGAAAACGAGATTCCTGTTGCACAGAAACTGGTGTCATATTTCCATAATCGACAAACAAAACCAACTATCAATCCAATAGAGAACCTGCCATACAGCCCTTACAGCTACTCGCGCCGAGAAACCATCAATGTTAACAATATTGGTTCTTCGAATCCTCCGGTTGTGATTGCCGATTTAACAAATCAGCGTAAAATTGATGAATCAACTCTTAGCCAATGGGGCTGGAACTACAATGCAAAAGAGAAAAATTGGAAAAGAAACGATATTGCTGCCGACTATTTTTGGGTTGATAATGCTCAATTCAACTCATCAATAAATACCGATGGTCTAGCAATTATCTCAAATTTCATACGAATTAACTACAGCAATTTGGCAAATACAGAATTATTGAATCACTTAAAAAAAGATTCTAAATCCATTCTTGTTTTAGAATCCGATAACAAAAACGGATTTGCCGAGCAACGTGCCGCCTTTATTCAGTTAATGGAGGCTGGAGTTAATTTACCCGTGATTATTCACCGCAGCTATTCCGATTCCAACAAGGAAGACTTCCAGCTAAAAGCCGCATCAGATTTTGGTGCGTTACTTATCGATGGTTTAGGCGATGGCGTTATGATTACAGCGCCATCTATCCCCAGTAATGATATTTGCTCAACTGCATATACAATACTTCAAGCAGCAAGAACAAGAGTATCCAAAACCGAATATATATCGTGTCCGGGCTGTGGACGAACGCTATTTAGCCTACAGCAAACCTTACAAAAAGTTAAAGCAAGCACATCGCAACTAAAGGGTCTGAAAATAGGCGTAATGGGCTGCATTGTAAATGGCCCCGGCGAAATGGCCGACGCCAATTACGGTTATGTTGGCGCTGGTCCTGGACGTATTAATCTTTACAAAGGAAAAGAGGTGATAAAGAAAAATATTCCTGAAGAAAATGCAATTGAGGAATTAATCAATATAATCAAAGAAAACAGGGATTGGAAGGAGTAG
- a CDS encoding aminopeptidase: protein MVKEVKTSPVKDQYHTGTCWSFATTSFIETELLRMGKPLFDISEMFFVNHAYTSKAVDYVRYQGKNNFGQGGQAHDVMDVIRTSGMVTEQEYSGLNYGTDKHVHSELAAVLEAFLKAITDDPNNKLSTAWLPAFNSILEAYLGKLPDAKTTSMANVGFNPDEYVEITSFNHHPYYSQFILEIPDNWAHRTYYNVPLEEFAKVMKNALMNGYSVCWDGDVSEKSFAYSKGVAVLPEERVEEMSGSDKEKWIGLSDKDRKAKLFSFENPVPEINVDQVKRQLNFDNLTSTDDHLMHLVGLATDQNGTVYFYTKNSWGTDGVYNGYLYMSEAFVRMKTIAIMVHKNALPEDIVKKLGIK, encoded by the coding sequence ATGGTGAAAGAGGTAAAAACATCACCGGTTAAGGATCAGTATCACACAGGAACATGCTGGAGTTTCGCAACCACTTCGTTCATCGAAACGGAGCTTTTGAGAATGGGAAAACCTTTATTTGATATCTCCGAGATGTTTTTTGTAAATCATGCCTATACGAGTAAAGCAGTTGATTACGTGAGATATCAGGGGAAAAATAATTTTGGACAGGGAGGACAAGCTCACGATGTAATGGATGTTATTCGAACGAGTGGAATGGTTACCGAACAGGAGTATTCTGGACTAAATTATGGAACAGACAAACATGTGCATTCGGAACTGGCCGCGGTTCTTGAAGCGTTTTTAAAAGCGATAACCGACGATCCAAATAATAAGTTATCAACGGCGTGGTTACCTGCATTCAACTCAATTCTTGAGGCATATTTGGGCAAATTGCCGGATGCTAAAACAACTTCAATGGCCAACGTTGGTTTCAACCCTGATGAGTATGTAGAGATTACCTCATTTAACCATCATCCGTATTATTCACAGTTTATACTCGAAATTCCCGATAACTGGGCACATCGTACATACTATAATGTTCCTTTGGAAGAGTTTGCCAAAGTAATGAAAAATGCTTTGATGAATGGTTACTCTGTTTGTTGGGATGGGGATGTTAGCGAGAAAAGTTTTGCCTATAGTAAGGGTGTTGCTGTACTGCCAGAGGAACGAGTTGAGGAAATGTCGGGAAGCGATAAGGAAAAGTGGATTGGCCTCTCGGATAAAGATAGAAAGGCTAAATTATTCAGTTTTGAGAATCCCGTTCCTGAGATTAATGTTGATCAGGTAAAAAGGCAATTGAATTTTGACAATCTAACATCAACCGACGACCACTTAATGCATCTTGTAGGTTTGGCTACCGATCAAAATGGAACAGTTTATTTTTATACAAAGAATAGTTGGGGAACCGATGGCGTTTATAATGGATATCTATACATGTCGGAAGCGTTTGTTAGGATGAAAACTATTGCGATAATGGTTCATAAAAATGCGTTACCTGAAGATATCGTAAAGAAATTAGGGATAAAATAA